Proteins from one Ipomoea triloba cultivar NCNSP0323 chromosome 1, ASM357664v1 genomic window:
- the LOC116012988 gene encoding ethylene-responsive transcription factor LEP-like produces the protein METSMNPLGIRKHGRRSSRHSTKYLGVRRRPWGRYAAEIRNPYTKERHWLGTFDTAEEAALAYDLSSIAFSGIQNARTNFVYTVDHSTCFPSPSTSPPLPPPSPQPSTDEIVDDHDDDESLVIASILQSFRQSNATDKLLV, from the coding sequence ATGGAAACCTCCATGAATCCATTGGGCATCAGGAAACATGGAAGGAGAAGTTCAAGACACTCTACTAAGTATCTGGGAGTTAGAAGAAGGCCATGGGGAAGATATGCGGCTGAGATCAGAAATCCATACACTAAAGAAAGGCATTGGCTTGGCACATTTGACACTGCCGAGGAAGCTGCATTGGCTTATGATCTTTCCTCTATTGCGTTTTCTGGGATTCAAAACGCTCGGACTAATTTTGTGTACACGGTAGATCATTCCACTTGTTTTCCTTCGCCTTCGACTTCGCCTCCACTGCCGCCTCCATCGCCGCAGCCATCCACCGACGAGATTGTAGATGACCATGACGATGACGAGTCTCTTGTCATAGCGTCTATTCTACAAAGCTTCCGCCAATCCAATGCCACGGATAAGCTTCTTGTTTAA
- the LOC116028631 gene encoding uncharacterized protein LOC116028631, whose translation MEKAGEEGERVTITSINDPCKWLQELSRAMLKCLGFEICSDQPSPPAPAASSSSSPSSFSGEDHHKCSFQQLPIIPTDNKDPPPPSTTDPLQLIVSLSSRPLRPGLGNSGDPQTNDTSS comes from the exons ATGGAGAAGGCAGGagaggagggagagagagttACAATTACTTCCATTAATGATCCATGCAAGTGGTTGCAGGAGCTTAGTAGGGCTATGCTTAAGTGCCTTGGTTTTGAAATTTGTTCCGATCAACCATCTCCACCTGCACCcgctgcttcttcttcttcttctccgagTTCATTTTCCGGTGAAGATCATCACAAGTGTTCTTTCCAGCAGCTACCCATTATTCCCACAGATAATAAGGATCCACCACCGCCTTCAACAACCGATCCGCTGCAGCTTATTGTTTCACTA AGTAGCAGACCACTGCGGCCAGGATTAGGCAATAGCGGAGATCCTCAGACTAACGACACCTCTTCTTAA
- the LOC116028625 gene encoding somatic embryogenesis receptor kinase 1, with protein MMGVHRDALVSLVVWLILVVHPFRLIVANMEGDALHSLRTNLQDPNNVLQSWDPTLVNPCTWFHVTCNNDNSVIRVDLGNAALSGQLVPQLGLLKNLQYLELYSNNISGPIPSDLGNLTNLVSLDLYLNSFTGPIPDSLGKLSKLRFLRLNNNSLTGSIPMPLTNITALQVLDLSNNRLSGPVPDNGSFSLFTPISFANNMNLCGPVTGRPCPGSPPFSPPPPFVPPPPISAPGGNGITGAIAGGVAAGAALLFAAPAIAFAWWRRRKPQEFFFDVPAEEDPEVHLGQLKRFSLRELQVATDSFSNKNILGRGGFGKVYKGRLADGSLVAVKRLKEERTPGGELQFQTEVEMISMAVHRNLLRLRGFCMTPTERLLVYPYMANGSVASCLRERPTDEAPLDWPTRKRIALGSARGLSYLHDHCDPKIIHRDVKAANILLDEEFEAVVGDFGLAKLMDYKDTHVTTAVRGTIGHIAPEYLSTGKSSEKTDVFGYGIMLLELITGQRAFDLARLANDDDVMLLDWVKGLLKEKKLEMLVDPDLQTNYVEAEVEQLIQVALLCTQSNPMERPKMSEVVRMLEGDGLAERWDEWQKVEVLRQEVELAPHPGSDWIVDSTENLHAVELSGPR; from the exons ATGATGGGGGTGCACAGAGACGCCTTGGTTTCATTGGTAGTGTGGCTGATCCTGGTGGTTCATCCATTTAGGCTCATTGTTGCTAACATGGAAG GTGATGCTTTGCACAGCCTAAGGACCAACTTACAAGATCCTAACAATGTATTGCAGAGTTGGGACCCTACCCTTGTCAATCCTTGTACATGGTTTCATGTTACTTGCAACAACGATAACAGTGTTATAAGAGT TGATCTGGGAAATGCTGCTTTATCAGGTCAATTAGTTCCTCAACTTGGCTTGCTGAAGAATTTGCAGTACTT GGAGCTTTACAGCAATAACATAAGTGGGCCAATTCCCAGTGATCTTGGAAATCTGACAAATCTGGTGAGCTTGGATCTCTACTTGAACAGTTTCACTGGCCCTATTCCGGATTCCTTAGGCAAGCTGTCGAAACTTCGCTTCCT CCGGCTCAACAACAACAGCCTAACAGGTTCCATTCCCATGCCACTAACTAATATCACGGCACTACAAGTCTT GGATCTGTCAAACAATCGTCTCTCTGGTCCAGTTCCAGATAATGGTTCTTTTTCCCTCTTCACGCCCATTAG TTTTGCTAATAACATGAATCTTTGTGGGCCGGTAACTGGGCGTCCTTGCCCAGGATCTCCTCCATTTTCTCCACCTCCGCCATTTGTTCCACCACCTCCAATTTCTGCTCCAG GTGGAAATGGCATAACTGGAGCTATTGCGGGAGGGGTAGCTGCAGGTGCTGCTTTACTCTTTGCTGCCCCCGCCATTGCTTTTGCATGGTGGCGTCGCAGAAAGCCACAAGAGTTTTTCTTTGATGTTCCAG CCGAGGAAGATCCTGAAGTTCACTTGGGACAGCTTAAAAGGTTCTCTCTTAGAGAGCTACAGGTTGCGACTGATAGCTTTAGCAACAAAAACATTCTGGGCAGGGGTGGATTCGGTAAGGTATACAAGGGACGGCTTGCAGATGGGTCTTTGGTGGCTGTAAAACGATTGAAAGAGGAGCGCACACCTGGTGGAGAGCTTCAATTTCAAACAGAAGTTGAGATGATTAGCATGGCGGTGCATAGAAATCTCCTTCGATTGCGTGGGTTTTGTATGACACCAACTGAGCGGCTTCTTGTTTATCCCTATATGGCCAATGGAAGCGTTGCATCATGCTTGAGAG AACGGCCAACGGATGAAGCACCACTTGATTGGCCAACAAGGAAGCGCATTGCATTGGGGTCCGCCAGGGGACTGTCATATTTGCATGATCATTGTGATCCGAAGATTATTCATCGTGATGTGAAAGCTGCAAACATACTATTAGATGAAGAGTTTGAGGCTGTTGTGGGAGACTTTGGTTTGGCGAAACTTATGGATTATAAGGATACTCATGTAACCACAGCTGTACGTGGCACAATCGGGCATATAGCTCCAGAGTACCTATCCACCGGGAAGTCTTCGGAAAAAACTGACGTTTTTGGATACGGGATCATGCTTCTAGAGCTTATCACTGGACAAAGAGCCTTTGATCTTGCTCGCCTTGCAAATGATGATGACGTTATGTTGCTTGATTGG GTGAAAGGGCTACTTAAAGAGAAGAAACTGGAAATGCTGGTCGATCCCGATCTCCAGACCAATTACGTCGAGGCTGAGGTGGAGCAGCTAATCCAGGTTGCCTTGCTTTGTACGCAAAGCAATCCAATGGAACGCCCCAAGATGTCGGAAGTAGTGAGGATGTTGGAAGGCGATGGGTTGGCCGAGAGATGGGACGAGTGGCAGAAGGTAGAAGTTCTTCGCCAGGAGGTTGAACTAGCGCCTCACCCCGGCTCGGATTGGATTGTAGACTCAACAGAAAACTTACATGCAGTTGAATTATCTGGTCCTAGGTGA
- the LOC116000122 gene encoding IST1 homolog codes for MSMMDSLFNKGFKATQCKTLLKLAIPRIKLLRNRREIQMKQMRREIAKLLETGQEASARIRVEHILREEKMMAAQEIIELFCELISVRLPIIEVQRECPLDLKEAISSICFAAPRCADVTELVQVQMLFAGKYGKEFVAAATELMPECGVNRQLIELLSVRAPGPDVKLKLLKEIALEHELEWDPSVSETELLKPHEDLLNGPTQFVSGSKVPLPKAKCDETMYSASSSVSKEVPGKRSESDDEFEFLDLPGVPRQPLQSSADREVGKDAGGNEIASNKPKMESGEVLLGKSVTECKSPAQKEGEKFLTFTVPPPKSFMSHSLEQSNPSSSISKTQRESNVDLKDVLAAAQAAAESAESAAAAARSAAILAQLKISELTKKQNDEVPVSPVDNPFHADTQKACNSASSQYINQMKHPSYDDASTGSNNHILGQDQKCHEPQRLPSIDDETYFSYPNLFTSQGSNLSSRAQPFNSSSVPR; via the exons ATGTCAATGATGGATTCCCTCTTTAACAAAGGGTTCAAAGCAACTCAATG TAAAACCTTATTGAAACTGGCGATTCCTCGAATTAAGCTTCTAAGGAACCGGAGAGAGATTCAGATGAAGCAGATGCGCAGAGAAATAGCAAAACTCCTTGAAACTGGTCAAGAAGCTAGTGCTCGGATTCGG GTAGAGCATATTTTaagagaagagaaaatgatggCTGCACAGGagataattgaattattttgtgAACTTATATCCGTTCGCCTTCCAATTATTGAGGTGCAGAG GGAATGCCCTCTGGATTTGAAAGAAGCGATTTCCAGTATATGTTTTGCTGCACCAAGATGTGCAGATGTTACAGAGTTGGTGCAAGTTCAAATGTTGTTTGCTGGTAAATATGGGAAAGAATTTGTTGCTGCTGCTACTGAACTGATGCCAGAGTGTGGTGTCAATCGCCAG TTAATAGAGCTATTATCTGTTCGAGCTCCTGGTCCTGATGTGAAACTTAAGCTGTTAAAGGAAATTGCTTTGGAGCATGAACTAGAGTGGGATCCAAGTGTATCTGAAACTGAATTGTTGAAACCTCATGAAGACCTACTT AATGGACCAACGCAATTTGTCAGTGGGTCTAAGGTTCCACTTCCAAAGGCAAAATGTGACGAGACAATGTACTCTGCGTCTTCTTCTGTTTCGAAAGAAGTCCCTGGTAAACGGTCCGAATCTGATGATGAGTTCGAGTTTTTAGATCTTCCAGGAGTCCCTAGGCAACCACTACAGTCAAGCGCAGACCGAGAAGTGGGAAAAGATGCTGGAGGTAATGAAATAGcatcaaataaaccaaaaatgGAGTCTGGGGAAGTTTTGCTGGGAAAATCTGTTACTGAGTGTAAATCACCAGCTCAAAAGGAAGGCGAAAAGTTCTTGACATTCACAGTTCCCCCACCGAAATCTTTCATGTCACATTCTTTGGAGCAAAGTAATCCATCTTCTTCCATTTCAAAAACCCAAAGGGAGTCCAATGTAGATTTGAAGGATGTTTTAGCTGCTGCTCAGGCGGCTGCTGAAAGTGCTGAATCTGCAGCAGCTGCTGCTCGCTCTGCAGCTATCCTGGCGCAGCTCAAGATTAGTGAACTTACAAAGAAACAGAACGATGAGGTTCCAGTAAGCCCCGTTGATAACCCATTCCACGCAGATACACAGAAGGCCTGTAACTCTGCAAGCTCGCAGTACATTAACCAAATGAAGCATCCTTCTTATGATGATGCATCGACAGGGTCCAACAATCATATTCTCGGTCAGGATCAGAAGTGTCACGAGCCTCAGAGATTACCTTCCATTGACGACGAAACATACTTCTCATACCCCAACTTGTTTACATCACAGGGCTCAAATCTCAGCTCTCGCGCCCAGCCATTCAATTCATCCTCAGTCCCCAGGTGA
- the LOC116020304 gene encoding transcription termination factor MTERF5, chloroplastic-like produces the protein MFAQTFMRRCNGGCREVLFSSSIFRATYSTNAAGTSPAATKFLPEYLTNSLGFSRQESASLAAKVSRFASTTKPKLVVDFLKKMGLDSTQIRKCVSRFPKLLYIDVDKTLNPKLQCLQELGLSGSDLSGMIEKGPKFLERGLDSNLKPTLDFLKQVFGNNEDVRAIIKIYPWILSTTCQAMQQNFSYFQKLGFSNEKIKWFIARRPNALQFPPEWFEERVNMLEKDFSIPRNSPMFFYGIYAITSISKSSMDKKMAVFRSFGWSDSDIVTMFHHQPFYFTLSEANIRKKLDYFMNQLGYKPDFLSTRSLFTYSLEKRVLPRVNVLNTLKEKKLVVKTHCLYSIICLTELKFEKMFLLPYKDVVPDMYESYKRRLGR, from the coding sequence atgTTTGCTCAGACATTTATGCGTCGCTGCAATGGCGGCTGCCGGGAGGTGTTATTCTCTTCCTCCATCTTCAGGGCTACCTACTCTACAAATGCAGCCGGAACTTCTCCCGCCGCTACGAAATTCTTGCCGGAGTATCTCACGAACTCACTGGGATTCTCGCGACAAGAATCTGCGTCTTTAGCCGCCAAGGTAAGCCGCTTTGCATCCACAACAAAACCCAAATTGGTTGTAGATTTCCTGAAAAAAATGGGTCTTGATTCCACCCAGATAAGGAAATGCGTTTCCAGATTCCCCAAATTGCTGTACATCGACGTCgacaaaaccctaaaccccaaacTCCAGTGTCTCCAAGAACTCGGGCTTTCCGGGTCGGACCTGTCGGGTATGATTGAAAAAGGCCCAAAATTTCTTGAGAGGGGATTAGATTCCAATCTCAAACCCACCCTAGATTTTCTCAAACAAGTATTTGGGAACAATGAGGATGTTCGTGCAATAATCAAGATTTATCCTTGGATACTAAGCACCACTTGTCAGGCTATGCAGCAAAACTTTTCCTATTTTCAGAAGCTAGGGTTTTCAAATGAGAAAATCAAGTGGTTTATAGCTAGGAGACCAAATGCATTGCAATTTCCTCCTGAATGGTTTGAGGAAAGGGTGAATATGCTGGAGAAAGACTTCAGCATTCCCCGCAATTCGCCTATGTTCTTCTACGGAATATATGCAATAACCTCTATAAGCAAGTCATCAATGGACAAGAAAATGGCAGTCTTTAGGAGTTTTGGGTGGTCTGACTCGGATATAGTCACTATGTTTCATCATCAACCATTTTACTTTACACTCTCTGAGGCTAATATCAGAAAGAAATTGGATTATTTCATGAACCAACTAGGGTACAAACCGGATTTTTTGTCCACGCGTTCTCTTTTCACATATAGTTTGGAGAAGAGAGTATTGCCAAGAGTGAATGTGTTGAACACCTTGAAGGAGAAGAAGCTGGTTGTGAAAACTCATTGTCTTTATAGCATTATATGCCTCACAGAATTGAAGTTTGAAAAGATGTTTCTGCTGCCCTATAAAGATGTGGTACCTGACATGTATGAATCATACAAGAGAAGGTTGGGGAGGTAG
- the LOC116019367 gene encoding transcription termination factor MTERF4, chloroplastic-like, with the protein MMFVQTFGRRCNGGHREREVFFSFFISRSPYSTTAAEASTAFLPEYLAGTLGFSREESISAAAKVTCYTSTTKPALVVDYLKRMGLDLTQIRKCVSRYPKLLYFDVDKNLDPKLQCLQEVGLSGSDLADVIARGAQFLERGLDTNLKPNLAFLKLVFGNNEDVRKTIKNYPAMLRTSCQIMQDNVSYFQKLGFSNEKIKWYISRKPMALRFPLQWFEERVHMLEKDFGIPRESPMFFYGMYAIASASKLSMEKKFAVFRSFGWADSDIITMFQHQPFYFTLSEANLQKKLDYFMNKVGYTPDFLSTRSALTYSLEKRVLPRVYVLNTLKEKKLSVKNHCLYSIICFTEAKFEKLFLLPYKDAVPELYGSYKSRVGR; encoded by the coding sequence ATGATGTTTGTTCAGACATTTGGGCGTCGCTGCAATGGCGGCCACCGGGAGCGGGAGGTGTTCTTCTCGTTCTTCATCTCCAGATCTCCCTACTCGACAACTGCAGCCGAGGCTTCGACGGCGTTCTTGCCGGAGTATCTCGCAGGCACGCTCGGATTCTCCCGAGAAGAATCCATCTCTGCAGCCGCCAAGGTAACCTGCTATACATCCACAACAAAGCCGGCTTTAGTTGTAGATTATCTGAAAAGAATGGGTCTTGATTTGACCCAGATACGAAAATGCGTTTCCAGATACCCCAAATTGCTATACTTCGACGTTGACAAAAACCTAGACCCCAAACTCCAGTGTCTTCAGGAGGTCGGGTTATCCGGGTCGGATCTCGCCGATGTAATCGCGAGAGGCGCGCAATTTCTTGAGAGGGGATTGGATACCAATCTCAAACCAAACCTGGCTTTTCTTAAACTAGTATTTGGTAATAATGAGGATGTGCGCAAGACAATAAAGAATTATCCTGCGATGCTTCGTACTAGCTGTCAGATTATGCAGGATAATGTTTCCTATTTTCAGAAGCTTGGCTTTTCTAATGAGAAGATTAAGTGGTATATATCTAGGAAACCAATGGCTTTGAGGTTTCCTCTTCAATGGTTTGAGGAGAGGGTGCATATGCTGGAAAAAGATTTTGGGATTCCTCGTGAATCGCCTATGTTCTTCTATGGAATGTATGCAATAGCTTCAGCAAGCAAATTGTCAATGGAGAAAAAATTTGCAGTTTTTAGGAGTTTTGGATGGGCTGACTCTGACATAATTACTATGTTTCAGCATCAACCTTTTTACTTCACACTCTCTGAGGCCAATTTACAGAAGAAACTAGATTATTTCATGAACAAAGTAGGGTACACACCGGATTTTTTGTCCACTCGTTCTGCTCTTACCTATAGTTTGGAGAAAAGAGTATTGCCAAGGGTCTACGTCTTGAACACTTTGAAAGAGAAGAAGCTGTCCGTGAAAAATCATTGTCTTTATAGCATTATATGCTTCACAGAAGCCAAGTTTGAAAAGCTGTTTCTGCTGCCCTATAAAGATGCGGTGCCTGAGCTATATGGATCATACAAGAGTAGGGTGGGTCGATAG
- the LOC116028819 gene encoding dnaJ homolog subfamily C member 8 — protein MSNLRAICRPHAVFSSITCCCRGLLVKSAVRVPVRIPSPGPRWTTKPPAFSTWFDSSRRIEPWDGVNRRQRKSIATNSYNWNNSKSPYETLELEGDADEEQIKVAYRRLVKFYHPDVYDGSGTLEEGETAETRFIKIQAAYELLLDKEQRRQYDKENRVNPMKASQAWMEWLMKKRKAFDQRGDMAIAAWAEQQQRELNLKARRLARSKMDPEEERKILEKERKASLENVNTTLRRHTLVLRKRDIMRRKAEEEKKRMIRQLLAAEGLELEEDDKSS, from the exons ATGAGCAATCTGAGGGCAATTTGTAGACCTCATGCAGTTTTCTCTTCAATCACCTGTTGCTGCAGAGGTCTGTTGGTCAAATCGGCGGTTCGCGTTCCGGTTCGGATCCCTAGCCCCGGACCTCGATGGACCACAAAGCCGCCGGCGTTCTCGACGTGGTTCGATTCGTCCAGGAGAATTGAGCCCTGGGATGGAGTGAATCGTCGGCAGAGGAAGAGCATAGCTACTAATTCATACAATTGGAACAACTCCAAATCCCCTTACGAAACCCTAG AGTTGGAAGGAGATGCAGATGAAGAGCAAATAAAGGTGGCATACAGACGTTTGGTGAAGTTCTACCATCCAGATG TTTATGATGGCAGTGGGACTCTTGAAGAGGGGGAAACTGCTGAAACACGATTTATTAAGATTCAAGCTGCTTATGAGTTGCTGCTAGATAAAGAACAACGAAGGCAATATGACAAAGAAAATCGGGTGAACCCTATGAAG GCATCCCAAGCATGGATGGAATGGCTTATGAAAAAGCGGAAAGCATTTGACCAACGGGGTGATATGGCTATTGCAGCATGGGCTGAACAGCAGCAGCGTGAACTGAATCTTAAAGCACGCCGCCTTGCACGATCAAAG ATGGATCCTGAAGAGGAGAGGAAAATACTGGAAAAAGAGAGGAAGGCATCATTGGAAAATGTTAACACTACTTTGAGGCGACATACACTTGTGTTACGGAAAAGGGATATAATGCGAAGAAAAGCAGaagaggagaagaaaaggaTGATTAGACAGCTGCTGGCAGCAGAGGGACTTGAGCTTGAAGAGGATGATAAAAGCTCGTAG